One genomic region from Croceicoccus sp. YJ47 encodes:
- a CDS encoding MFS transporter: protein MSTAAVRETPRPRGLVLAMLLLVYIFNFLDRQILAILAPPIQADLGLSDGQMGLLGGFAFALLYSTLAVPLASVADRTSRSWVITISLVIWSGFTALCGLAQGFWHIFLARLGVGVGEAGGVAPSYAIIGDYFPSNKRAFALAIYSMGIPLGSAAGVLVGGYIAATVDWRLAFFVVGMAGVVLAPLFKYVVKDFPRANPVDAAARQAASDNASIGHVARILAKKPSFWFLAFGAASGSMLGYGVLFWKPSLLQRSFGLSLLETSYFLGALMLIGGISGVLAGGFFADRLGQANKAWYARLPALAYIVAVPLFSAAVLTDNVTLAFFLFLIPQALAYIWLGPVLTAVQHLVIPAQRSTASALFLLINNLLGLGGGIYALGAVSDLLTPHFGTEALRWSMLGSQLLYVIAAILMVMAARRLPGDWVAEVEPEMEKTA from the coding sequence ATGTCGACGGCCGCTGTGCGTGAAACCCCCCGTCCACGCGGGCTCGTGCTCGCCATGCTGCTCCTTGTCTATATCTTCAATTTCCTCGACCGGCAGATCCTCGCCATTCTCGCCCCCCCGATACAGGCCGATCTCGGCCTGTCCGACGGGCAGATGGGCCTGCTCGGCGGGTTCGCCTTTGCGCTGTTGTATTCCACGCTCGCGGTGCCGCTGGCCTCGGTCGCGGACCGCACCAGCCGCAGCTGGGTCATCACCATCAGCCTCGTGATATGGAGCGGGTTCACCGCGCTGTGCGGGCTGGCGCAGGGGTTCTGGCACATCTTCCTCGCCCGGCTCGGCGTCGGGGTGGGGGAGGCGGGCGGCGTCGCGCCGTCCTATGCGATCATCGGCGATTATTTCCCGTCGAACAAACGCGCCTTCGCACTCGCCATCTACTCCATGGGTATCCCGCTCGGTTCGGCGGCGGGCGTGCTCGTCGGCGGCTATATCGCCGCGACGGTGGACTGGCGGCTGGCGTTCTTCGTCGTGGGCATGGCGGGCGTCGTGCTGGCCCCGCTGTTCAAATATGTGGTAAAGGATTTTCCGCGTGCGAACCCGGTGGACGCCGCGGCGCGGCAGGCGGCGTCGGACAATGCCTCCATCGGCCATGTCGCGCGCATCCTCGCGAAGAAACCGTCGTTCTGGTTCCTGGCGTTCGGCGCGGCGAGCGGGTCGATGCTGGGCTATGGCGTGTTGTTCTGGAAACCCAGCCTGTTGCAGCGCAGCTTCGGGCTGTCCTTGCTCGAAACCTCCTATTTCCTCGGCGCGCTGATGCTGATCGGGGGGATTTCCGGGGTGCTGGCGGGCGGGTTCTTCGCCGATCGGCTGGGGCAGGCGAACAAGGCGTGGTATGCGCGGCTGCCTGCGCTCGCCTATATCGTCGCGGTGCCGCTGTTCTCGGCGGCGGTGCTTACCGATAATGTGACGCTCGCGTTCTTCCTGTTCCTCATTCCGCAGGCGCTGGCCTATATCTGGCTCGGCCCGGTGCTGACCGCGGTGCAGCATCTCGTCATCCCGGCGCAGCGTTCGACGGCCTCCGCGCTGTTCCTGCTCATCAACAACCTGCTGGGGCTGGGCGGCGGAATCTATGCGCTGGGCGCGGTGTCCGACCTGCTGACCCCGCATTTCGGGACGGAGGCGCTGCGCTGGTCGATGCTCGGCTCGCAATTGCTCTACGTGATCGCGGCGATATTGATGGTCATGGCGGCGCGGCGGCTGCCCGGTGACTGGGTGGCGGAGGTCGAGCCTGAAATGGAGAAGACAGCGTGA
- a CDS encoding energy transducer TonB: MRSTLGIAAAAASIASAQPAAARDPLVLRPTEPWTMNYGEDSCQLVRIFGEGEDETALMIEQFGPSERVRITLISRYAQLRVRPYPHYAIDRKTARSVSPPQIGVRFGKTGEAMEARVKSASMADGRFITVASAVRPTLQGPETEKEQDEPYHLPALSIDALAGSDRVAFEGLADGDLILATGPLAAATKAMNACSENLLSHWGLDVAAHRTLRSPVRMVDETVPWLNYPEQQSFERMEGLIEYRVMVDSAGRATGCHVQSGGGPNTDFGDAVCHGMMNAVAFEPAINADGEPIASYFRGTVDFRFL; this comes from the coding sequence ATGCGAAGTACACTGGGCATCGCCGCCGCCGCCGCCAGCATCGCATCGGCGCAACCGGCCGCCGCGCGCGATCCTCTCGTGCTTCGCCCCACCGAACCATGGACGATGAACTATGGCGAGGACAGCTGCCAGCTCGTCCGGATATTCGGGGAGGGCGAGGATGAAACCGCGCTGATGATCGAACAGTTCGGGCCGTCCGAGCGGGTGCGTATCACTCTGATCAGCCGGTATGCGCAGCTGCGTGTGCGGCCCTATCCCCATTACGCGATCGATCGAAAGACCGCGCGTAGCGTCAGCCCGCCGCAGATCGGCGTGCGTTTCGGCAAAACCGGTGAAGCGATGGAGGCGCGGGTAAAGAGCGCGAGCATGGCGGACGGACGGTTCATCACCGTGGCGAGCGCCGTGCGGCCCACCCTTCAGGGACCGGAAACGGAAAAGGAGCAGGACGAGCCCTACCACCTGCCCGCCCTTTCCATCGATGCGTTGGCAGGGTCGGACCGTGTTGCGTTCGAAGGGCTGGCGGATGGCGATCTGATTCTCGCAACCGGGCCGCTCGCCGCCGCGACGAAAGCGATGAACGCCTGTTCCGAAAACCTCCTCTCCCACTGGGGCCTCGATGTCGCTGCGCATCGCACGCTGCGAAGCCCGGTCAGGATGGTCGATGAAACCGTCCCTTGGCTGAATTATCCCGAGCAGCAGAGTTTCGAGAGAATGGAAGGGCTGATCGAGTATCGCGTGATGGTCGACAGCGCAGGCCGTGCGACGGGATGCCATGTTCAGTCCGGTGGCGGCCCCAATACCGATTTCGGCGATGCGGTATGTCACGGCATGATGAACGCGGTCGCCTTCGAACCCGCCATCAATGCCGATGGCGAACCGATCGCGAGCTATTTTCGCGGAACGGTTGATTTTCGTTTCCTGTGA